The proteins below are encoded in one region of Stenotrophomonas bentonitica:
- a CDS encoding alkaline phosphatase: protein MPRSTPLLAAVATTLLLGACATPASSSRATGTVQVDVPPVAHPAGETPQWWYRSGAARAAGSGAMDGRARNVILFLGDGMSLTTVAAARIFEGQRNGNPGEENLLSWERFPATAFSKTYNTDSQTPDSAGTMTAITTGVKTHMGAIGVSAGTRSDCAGSLDKGLLTWLQLADSAGMATGVVSTARLTHATPAATYAHSPERNWENDTDLSEAAKAAGCKDIAQQLLSTSRYGQGPLVALGGGRAQFTTVEETDPEYDDKVGLRLDGRSLVSEWKQAHPQGAYVWNADQLKAAANAPALLGLFEPDHMRYEIERKDDPSGEPSLAELTKAAIANLSRHQEGYVLMVEGARIDHANHSGNAYRALSDTVALSDAVRAAAEATSDQDTLIIVTADHSHTLNFVGYPARGNPILGKVKDKGGEDGAGALDLARDGTGLPYTTLSYANGPGFTGATNQQPAGPKTYPHGPSSFDPVKGRPDLTHVDTEHPDYMQEALVPMKSESHGGEDVGIWARGPGSKAVRGTMEQNTIYHMIVQATPRLRERLCQAGTCDAKGVPVELPTPKAFERKAE, encoded by the coding sequence ATGCCCCGTTCCACCCCTTTGCTGGCGGCTGTCGCCACCACCCTGCTGCTCGGCGCCTGCGCCACTCCCGCCTCCTCCTCCCGCGCCACCGGCACCGTTCAGGTCGATGTACCGCCGGTGGCCCACCCGGCCGGTGAAACCCCGCAGTGGTGGTATCGCAGCGGCGCCGCCCGCGCCGCCGGCAGTGGCGCGATGGACGGCCGCGCCAGGAACGTGATCCTGTTCCTGGGCGACGGCATGAGCCTGACCACGGTGGCGGCCGCGCGCATTTTCGAAGGCCAGCGCAACGGCAATCCGGGTGAAGAGAACCTGCTGTCGTGGGAGCGCTTCCCGGCCACCGCGTTCAGCAAGACCTACAACACCGATTCGCAGACGCCCGATTCGGCCGGCACCATGACCGCCATCACCACCGGCGTGAAGACCCACATGGGCGCCATCGGGGTCAGCGCGGGCACCCGCAGCGACTGCGCCGGCAGCCTCGACAAGGGCCTGCTGACCTGGCTGCAGCTGGCCGACAGCGCCGGCATGGCCACCGGCGTGGTCTCCACCGCGCGCCTGACCCATGCCACGCCGGCGGCGACCTACGCGCATTCCCCGGAGCGCAACTGGGAAAACGACACCGACCTGTCCGAAGCCGCCAAGGCCGCCGGCTGCAAGGACATCGCCCAGCAATTGCTCTCCACCTCGCGCTACGGCCAGGGCCCGCTGGTCGCGCTCGGCGGTGGCCGCGCGCAGTTCACCACCGTGGAAGAGACCGACCCGGAATACGACGACAAGGTCGGCCTGCGCCTGGACGGGCGCAGCCTGGTCAGCGAGTGGAAGCAGGCGCACCCGCAGGGCGCCTATGTGTGGAACGCCGACCAGTTGAAGGCGGCGGCCAATGCGCCGGCGCTGCTGGGCCTGTTCGAGCCGGATCACATGCGCTACGAGATCGAACGCAAGGATGACCCGTCCGGTGAGCCGAGCCTGGCTGAGTTGACCAAGGCCGCCATCGCCAACCTCTCGCGTCACCAGGAGGGCTACGTGCTGATGGTGGAAGGCGCGCGCATCGACCATGCCAACCACAGCGGCAACGCCTACCGTGCGCTGAGCGACACCGTGGCATTGTCGGACGCCGTACGCGCGGCAGCGGAAGCGACCTCCGACCAGGACACCCTGATCATCGTCACCGCCGACCACTCGCACACCCTGAACTTCGTCGGCTACCCGGCGCGTGGCAACCCGATCCTGGGCAAGGTCAAGGACAAGGGCGGCGAAGACGGCGCCGGCGCACTGGACCTGGCCCGCGACGGCACCGGCCTGCCCTACACCACGCTGAGCTACGCCAATGGCCCCGGCTTCACCGGCGCCACCAACCAGCAGCCGGCCGGCCCCAAGACCTACCCGCACGGCCCGAGCAGCTTCGACCCGGTCAAGGGTCGCCCGGACCTGACCCATGTCGACACCGAGCACCCGGACTACATGCAGGAAGCGCTGGTGCCGATGAAGAGCGAAAGCCACGGTGGCGAGGACGTCGGCATCTGGGCCCGCGGCCCGGGCAGCAAGGCGGTACGCGGGACCATGGAGCAGAACACGATCTACCACATGATCGTGCAGGCCACCCCGCGCCTGCGCGAGCGCCTGTGCCAGGCCGGCACCTGCGACGCCAAGGGCGTGCCGGTGGAATTGCCGACGCCCAAGGCGTTCGAGCGCAAGGCCGAATGA
- a CDS encoding polyprenyl synthetase family protein, protein MTVESTFARWRDRIESQLDASLPAPELAPQRLHQAMRYSVLGGGKRMRPLLVYASGQIFGADEAALDAPAMAVELIHAYSLVHDDLPAMDDDAMRRGRPTTHIAFDEATAILAGDALQTRAFGLLADAPLPALLRVHCLQALSHASGAAGMCGGQALDIDATGHAQPLADLQRMHALKTGALIRAAVRMGALCGEAPQADLLQLDAFADALGLAFQVRDDILDVEASSEQLGKTAGKDQAQAKSTFPALLGMDGAKAELAALSERMRDSLAGYDERADALRALGRLAVERNN, encoded by the coding sequence ATGACGGTTGAGTCCACGTTCGCGCGTTGGCGCGACCGCATCGAAAGCCAGCTCGACGCCAGCCTGCCCGCCCCGGAACTTGCCCCGCAGCGCCTGCACCAGGCAATGCGCTATTCGGTGCTGGGCGGCGGCAAGCGCATGCGGCCGCTGCTGGTGTATGCCAGCGGCCAGATCTTCGGTGCCGACGAAGCCGCGCTGGATGCGCCGGCGATGGCAGTGGAGCTGATCCACGCGTATTCGCTGGTGCACGACGACCTGCCGGCGATGGATGACGACGCGATGCGGCGTGGTCGGCCGACCACGCACATCGCCTTCGATGAAGCCACGGCGATCCTGGCCGGCGACGCGCTGCAGACACGCGCGTTCGGCCTGTTGGCCGACGCACCGCTGCCGGCGCTGCTGCGGGTGCACTGCCTGCAGGCGTTGAGCCACGCGTCGGGCGCGGCCGGCATGTGCGGCGGCCAGGCGTTGGACATCGATGCCACCGGCCACGCACAGCCGCTGGCCGACCTGCAGCGCATGCACGCGTTGAAGACCGGTGCGCTGATCCGCGCGGCGGTGCGCATGGGTGCGTTGTGTGGCGAGGCACCGCAGGCCGACCTGCTGCAGCTCGATGCGTTCGCCGATGCCTTGGGCCTGGCGTTCCAGGTGCGCGATGACATCCTGGATGTGGAAGCCAGCTCGGAACAGCTCGGCAAGACCGCAGGCAAGGACCAGGCGCAGGCCAAGTCCACGTTCCCGGCGTTGCTGGGGATGGATGGAGCGAAGGCAGAGTTGGCAGCGCTTAGTGAGCGCATGCGGGACAGCCTGGCTGGGTATGACGAGCGTGCAGATGCTTTGCGAGCTCTCGGCAGACTGGCAGTCGAACGTAACAACTGA
- a CDS encoding exodeoxyribonuclease VII small subunit codes for MAKKSPTDASPVAHFEHSLEELEQLVEKMETGEMSLEQSLSAYERGVGLYRQCQQALEQAELRVRLLSDPARPDTAEPLDPPSHDG; via the coding sequence ATGGCCAAGAAATCCCCCACTGACGCCTCCCCGGTCGCCCACTTCGAGCATTCGCTGGAAGAACTGGAGCAGCTGGTCGAGAAGATGGAAACCGGCGAAATGAGCCTGGAACAGTCGCTCAGCGCCTATGAGCGCGGGGTCGGGCTGTACCGCCAGTGCCAGCAGGCGCTGGAACAGGCCGAGCTGCGCGTGCGCCTGCTCAGCGACCCGGCGCGCCCGGACACCGCCGAGCCGTTAGACCCGCCCAGCCATGACGGTTGA
- the tilS gene encoding tRNA lysidine(34) synthetase TilS — protein MPDSNAPTSPLPPAPDLPAPVLVGFSGGLDSTVLLHWLAQSPVQRAAGLHAVHVHHGLQADADRWAAHCEAVCAAWSIPLQVVRVEVPRDSGEGLEAAARHVRREAFARVLPEGEHLALAHHRDDQAETFLLRALRGSGVDGLAAIRAHAPFAAASIWRPLLQHPRSDLRAHALAHALHWIEDPSNASDAADRNFLRLHVLPLLQQRWPQADAAFARSAELSAQAQRLLDASDHDTLRRCTVSPGVLDCARLQRQPRERRARLLRHWVRSAGQPPLPAAGVQAIERELLPAAHDADAQFAWQGVRIRRWRGHLHLLPSALALPLDWSVHWEGSSPLVLPDGGELELLGSKRLAEPVQVSARRGGERIQLPGRSHSHALKDLLQQSGLPPWQRRQLPLLYAGETLLAAGDRVIGAPLQQWLDEHNAQLRWTPGAA, from the coding sequence GTGCCTGACTCCAACGCCCCGACCAGCCCCCTGCCCCCCGCCCCCGACCTGCCTGCGCCGGTGCTGGTGGGCTTCAGCGGGGGCCTGGACTCCACCGTGCTGCTGCACTGGCTGGCCCAGTCGCCGGTGCAGCGGGCGGCCGGGTTGCACGCGGTGCACGTGCACCACGGGCTGCAGGCCGACGCAGACCGCTGGGCGGCGCACTGCGAGGCGGTCTGCGCAGCGTGGTCCATCCCGCTGCAGGTGGTCCGCGTTGAGGTACCCCGCGACAGCGGCGAGGGCCTGGAGGCGGCCGCCCGCCATGTCCGCCGCGAAGCCTTCGCCCGCGTGCTGCCTGAGGGCGAGCACCTTGCCCTGGCCCACCACCGCGACGACCAGGCCGAAACCTTCCTGCTGCGTGCCCTGCGCGGTTCCGGCGTGGACGGGCTGGCGGCGATCCGCGCGCATGCGCCGTTTGCGGCCGCTTCGATCTGGCGCCCGCTGCTGCAGCACCCGCGCAGCGACCTGCGCGCGCATGCGCTCGCGCACGCACTGCACTGGATCGAAGACCCCAGCAATGCCAGCGACGCGGCCGACCGCAATTTCCTGCGCCTGCACGTACTGCCGCTGCTGCAGCAGCGCTGGCCGCAGGCCGACGCGGCATTCGCCCGCAGTGCCGAGCTGAGCGCGCAGGCGCAGCGGCTGCTGGACGCCTCCGACCACGACACGCTGCGCCGCTGCACGGTATCGCCTGGCGTGCTCGACTGCGCGCGGCTGCAGCGGCAACCGCGCGAGCGGCGTGCGCGGCTGCTGCGCCACTGGGTGCGCAGCGCCGGGCAACCGCCGCTGCCGGCGGCGGGCGTGCAGGCGATCGAACGCGAACTGCTGCCGGCCGCGCACGATGCCGACGCGCAGTTTGCCTGGCAGGGGGTGCGGATCCGCCGTTGGCGCGGCCACCTGCACCTGCTGCCCAGTGCGCTGGCCTTGCCGCTGGACTGGAGCGTGCACTGGGAAGGGAGCAGCCCGCTGGTGCTGCCGGACGGTGGCGAACTGGAGCTGCTGGGCAGCAAGCGCCTGGCCGAACCGGTGCAGGTCAGCGCGCGCCGGGGTGGCGAGCGCATCCAGCTGCCTGGCCGCAGCCATTCGCATGCGCTGAAGGACCTGCTGCAGCAGAGCGGCCTGCCGCCCTGGCAGCGCCGCCAGTTGCCGCTGCTGTACGCGGGCGAGACCCTGCTGGCGGCCGGCGACCGGGTGATCGGCGCACCGCTGCAGCAGTGGCTGGATGAACACAACGCGCAGTTGCGCTGGACACCGGGCGCGGCGTGA
- a CDS encoding dicarboxylate/amino acid:cation symporter, with product MTLVSAWLRIPFWQRVLGGFVLGALAGWLLGPAAEVWFGPLGDLYVTLIKMIAVPLVFFAVINAISSLHGQKSVAALGGRTFLWFIITAALAVGIGLLVGTVMQPGTGALSLSMDHGYTPRDVPSVVKVLMDVVPSNVFYALTGIGTRVNAAGETVLAAGRGSILPVIFFAGLLGFAMVKLGDKVAEARKLTGQMSDIMIQVTRFVLEMTPLGTFGLIAGLVGSYGFEKLLPLGNFVLALYVACALHIVVVYGSLLLAHGLNPLKFFRGAAPGMQVAFVSSSSFAAMPAAMRSITHNLGVNKDYASFAVPLGASIKMDGCGAIYPALCAVFIAQYTGVPLTPEQYVVVLIASVLGSFGTAGVPGTAVVMATVVLSAANLPLETIGYLYAIDRILDMMRTMTNVTGQMLVPVLVAKETGLLDREVYDNPSTNLGVEER from the coding sequence ATGACGCTGGTATCTGCCTGGCTGCGGATCCCGTTCTGGCAGCGTGTACTCGGCGGTTTCGTGCTGGGCGCGCTGGCCGGTTGGCTGCTTGGTCCCGCCGCCGAGGTCTGGTTCGGCCCGCTGGGCGACCTGTATGTGACCCTGATCAAGATGATCGCGGTGCCGCTGGTGTTCTTCGCGGTGATCAACGCGATCTCCTCGCTGCACGGCCAGAAGTCGGTGGCCGCGCTGGGCGGGCGCACCTTCCTGTGGTTCATCATCACCGCCGCGCTGGCGGTGGGCATCGGCCTGCTGGTCGGTACCGTGATGCAGCCCGGCACCGGTGCGCTGAGCCTGAGCATGGACCACGGCTACACCCCGCGCGACGTGCCGAGCGTGGTCAAGGTGCTGATGGACGTGGTGCCCTCCAACGTGTTCTACGCACTCACCGGGATCGGTACCCGGGTCAACGCCGCCGGTGAGACCGTGCTGGCCGCAGGCCGCGGTTCGATCCTGCCGGTGATCTTCTTCGCCGGCCTGCTCGGCTTTGCCATGGTCAAGCTGGGCGACAAGGTTGCCGAAGCACGCAAGCTGACCGGGCAGATGAGCGACATCATGATCCAGGTCACCCGCTTCGTGCTGGAGATGACCCCGCTCGGTACCTTCGGCCTGATCGCCGGGCTGGTTGGCAGCTACGGCTTCGAGAAGCTGCTGCCGCTGGGCAACTTCGTGCTGGCGCTGTACGTCGCCTGCGCGCTGCACATCGTGGTGGTGTACGGCAGCCTGCTGCTGGCGCACGGGCTGAACCCGCTGAAGTTCTTCCGCGGCGCGGCGCCGGGCATGCAGGTGGCGTTCGTGAGTTCCTCCAGCTTCGCGGCGATGCCGGCGGCGATGCGCTCGATCACCCACAACCTGGGCGTGAACAAGGATTACGCTTCGTTCGCGGTCCCGCTCGGTGCCAGCATCAAGATGGACGGCTGCGGCGCGATCTATCCGGCGCTCTGTGCAGTGTTCATCGCGCAGTACACCGGCGTGCCGCTCACCCCCGAGCAGTACGTGGTGGTGCTGATCGCCTCGGTGCTGGGCAGCTTCGGCACCGCCGGCGTGCCGGGCACCGCGGTGGTGATGGCCACGGTGGTGCTGAGCGCGGCCAACCTGCCGCTGGAAACCATCGGCTACCTGTATGCGATTGACCGCATCCTGGACATGATGCGCACCATGACCAACGTGACCGGACAGATGCTGGTGCCGGTGCTGGTGGCCAAGGAAACCGGCCTGCTCGACCGCGAGGTGTACGATAACCCCTCGACGAACCTGGGCGTGGAAGAACGCTGA